From a region of the Paraburkholderia caribensis genome:
- a CDS encoding ABC transporter permease: MNPQMKVQTLFGSTQDAQGWRARLPHVRVACVIAGAVVFAMLAALALIALMGVPIGDALAAFADGAWGSPYAIGASINRSLAFALVGTGFVIANRAKLTNVGGEGQLAIGGIVATALSLYGGCAHLPLGLSFIVPMLGAAAAGALWGGVPGVLKAKAGTNEVISTLLLSFIAVWLLYWCVQSEALLRQPMTNGATLPESLEIPDPTKLPAILAASGMNLNIGLPVTIALAIGSAVLLTRTRFGLSLRAAGLNAIAARRAGLPITSSIVGALALAGAFSGLAGALMLQGDQYSLKAGFSSGYGFDGLVVGLLARGSITGVFAAALLFGFLRSGGINMEMVAQVPSALVLIVQGIVTIALAGGAMWLDKGDARQ; encoded by the coding sequence ATGAATCCGCAGATGAAGGTGCAAACCCTGTTCGGCTCGACGCAAGACGCGCAAGGCTGGCGCGCGCGGCTGCCGCATGTGCGCGTCGCGTGCGTGATCGCCGGGGCCGTCGTATTCGCGATGCTGGCGGCGCTCGCGTTGATCGCGCTAATGGGCGTGCCGATCGGCGATGCGCTCGCGGCTTTCGCCGACGGCGCATGGGGCTCGCCGTATGCGATCGGCGCGTCGATCAATCGCAGCCTTGCATTCGCGCTGGTCGGCACCGGTTTCGTGATTGCGAACCGCGCGAAGCTCACGAACGTGGGCGGCGAAGGGCAGCTTGCGATCGGCGGCATCGTCGCGACCGCGCTGAGTCTCTACGGCGGATGCGCGCACTTGCCGCTCGGCCTGTCGTTCATCGTGCCGATGCTCGGCGCCGCCGCCGCGGGCGCACTATGGGGCGGCGTGCCCGGCGTGCTGAAAGCGAAGGCCGGCACCAATGAAGTGATCAGCACGTTGTTGCTGTCGTTCATCGCCGTGTGGCTGCTCTACTGGTGCGTGCAAAGCGAAGCGCTGCTGCGCCAGCCGATGACGAACGGCGCGACCTTGCCCGAATCGCTCGAAATTCCCGATCCGACCAAGCTCCCCGCGATCCTCGCGGCGAGCGGCATGAACCTCAACATCGGTCTGCCCGTCACGATCGCGCTGGCCATCGGCTCGGCCGTTCTGCTCACGCGCACGCGCTTCGGCCTGTCGCTGCGGGCGGCGGGCCTGAACGCGATCGCGGCGAGGCGTGCGGGTTTGCCGATCACGTCGTCGATCGTCGGTGCACTGGCGCTGGCTGGCGCGTTCAGCGGCCTTGCAGGCGCGTTGATGCTGCAGGGCGATCAATACTCGCTGAAAGCCGGCTTTTCGTCCGGCTATGGCTTCGATGGCCTGGTGGTCGGACTGCTCGCGCGCGGCTCGATCACAGGTGTATTCGCGGCGGCGCTGCTGTTCGGCTTTCTGCGCTCGGGCGGCATCAACATGGAAATGGTCGCGCAGGTGCCGTCGGCGCTCGTGCTGATCGTGCAGGGCATCGTCACCATCGCGCTTGCGGGCGGCGCGATGTGGCTCGACAAGGGAGACGCGCGCCAATGA